TCATCTCATGATGCAAGCTTTGCTGTTCTTTCAGATCAGTCTCCAATTTCAAGATTTTATCTCTGTATAGATCTCTCTCTTCCAAGATTTCATCAGAAGTCTTCTGAGCCTCTTTCAGTTTGTTCTGCATATTCCCTGTCATATCCATCAACTTACTTATAGCATCCTGAAACACCATACCAAGATCTTGATTCCGTCTTGCAGCAAGTATTAGCTTCCGAGCCATCTTTACATGGTCAGTAGCAAGTGTTATCTCTTCATCATCAATATCTGCTTCCGAATCCGTGGGAATTCTGCCATCTAGGTTTACCAATTCATCAATAGATATCAGCTTGGACACAGCTTCCTTATTATTCAACTCCAATCCATGAGTGGCATCGGTACAAGCAGACACCAAACTTCTGATATCACGTTCCAGTGACACTATAGTATCCTCTTGTCTCTTCTTGTCTGTTTCAATGTCCTTGACTTGATCTTTGAGAGAGGATGTAAATTTCATGGCATTGACTATTTCGTCCTTCCTTAAGTTTAACCATCTCAAAAGAGCATCCATAGATTCATCAAAAAGTGTGGACAACTTATTGAAACTATCAGCCAGAATTTTGCTTCTCACGTgatatcttttcaccatgttttcAATGTCAAACATGCTCTCACCATCGACTGCATTTCCCTCATCATTCAACATTTCCAAGTTTGGAGCAATATCAGTGTTAGACGGGAAAGTAGTTGAAAGGAACGAATCGTCCTACCAAGGTAAAGGAGACATGCAGAAAGCTTCCATTAGGTAAGGGAAAAAAAGACAACTTTAAACCGAATGCAGTATAAATCACACATGAAGGATAGCATACCAACGGAGAAACAAGAGAGACATGCCTTCAAAGGAATAATATAGAATGAAGACACATAAGTTGGAGTAGAGTGGAAAGTATAGAAATGTAAAAACAACTCTTTCTGATAGATGACtgtataaatattaaatagagATCGCCAATTGTGAAACTAAACCGATAGAAACACATAACATAGTTACTAATAgtagttattgacatttttatttaCGAAActaagagaagaaaataaagtaatcaCTAGAAAACTGAAGAATTAAAGGGTAACACTAGAGGTTTTTTAATGTGCACTGTGATTAAGCTTGAGAATATTGTTAACTTTTTGCCAAAACATATGGATGTTTTCCAGGAGAATAATTCAGATATTGCGCATTCAAGCAAAAAACAAGGAGTCGAGTAACACTAACACAATATGCACATAAAAGCAAGAAATATACCTTCACGATAGGACTGTTTTGCGGCATATCAGAGTCCATCTCCAGGGAACAGTTCCAGATCTCTTTAATTAGAAAATCTAAGCTCTTTAGGCTCTCAAATTTTCTCTGGAAACATTGCCCAAGCAAGGTTGAAAGCGTCTCATCTTTTAGAAGTAACTGAAGTCTGTCCAACTGACCAGAGAGCTCTAAACTCCGACTCTGTATGCTACTTTGGTTGCCAGATAACTCTTCCATACAAGATTCCAGTTTAGAGGTAAGTGAATTCATCTCTTTCTCAGCATTTTCTTTTTCCTGAACCAGATCTGCCATGTTATTCTGTGAATTTAGTAATTCTCCCTCAAGCGATTGGATTGTTACGGAGGATTCAGCAAGCTTGGTAGCAAGCAAGTCAGCTTCTTCTCTTATTCTCTTTATCTCACCATCCAAATCAGCTTGGCCGGTTTGAACTTTACTGTTTTCTTCAACAAGAAGTGAGGCATTCTTCTGTGCCTGAGACAATTCATCTTCAAGGGACTGAATAATTTTGTCGGCGTCGTCCAGTTTTTTAATATTGACAGAAAGCATCTcctttaatttatttagttgCTCTTCAGCAAGAGATTTGCTTTCTACCGCTACATCTCTCTCATTCGTTAACCTGGAAACATTGTCCTCTGTTATTGACAGAGCATCTTCAAGTGCTTTTGAACTCACAAGAAGCTCGTCACACTTGCTTGTATATGAAGAAGCTTTCTCTATTTCCTTCTGCAGCTCGTTCTCCAAGAGAGCCTTGGAAACCTCAAGTTCTTTCTTCTCATCCAAGAGATCAGACCTGCTTTTTTCTACAACCGATAAGGCATCTTCAAGTGATTTTATCACTGCCTGGGCTTCGGACAATTGGCTGGCCAATGAACTGGCTTCGTCATTTACACTCCTCAGTTCTTGTTCAATTTGTGTCTTTGAAATTTCACTATCACTGAGATATCCAGCAAGCCATCTTAACTTTTCTGCGGGCTCGTTGAAGAAGAGATCAGTCGGAGTACTAATGCCTTCAATTGACTGTGTGACTCTTTGTAGCATATTGTTGCTCTCTGTTAAGAACTGCCCAAGTTGATCTTTTTGCTCCGTGGTAGAGGCTAGGTCTCTCTCCAATACAGATATACGTTCTACATCAACTAACAACTTCGAGATCTGATCCTGGAATTCAGCACATTTGGCCACATATTGCTGTAGTTCAGACTTCAAATTATCAATTTCAGCATTCTTTTCATTTATAGAACCTTTCAGGTTTTCCCGTTCTTGAACGAGCCCCTTGCCTTTTTTGACTGCCATAGATAACTTCTCCTTCACTAAAGCACATCTATCCTCTAACTGATCAAGGCTTTTCTGCATGGCGGCTTTCTCATCCTTGAGTGAATTAAGTTCTAGAGTTTTCATTTTCAACTCCTCCGACAATTGACAGACCTGTCCCCTATCTGCTGTACCTTCCTCTATTATTTGCTTATATAGAGTCATTTCCAGATCTCTGACATACAGAAGACTTGTGAAGCTTTCAAATAACTCTGCTTTTGCTAGTGAAGGTTCGGCAGCGGATGCATTTTCCCTAATCTTTGCAACACAATAATCAATAATGGTGCTCGTATCAGTGTTCTCTGGACGAGCCTCTCCGTGATCATCATTCGCAAGTCCAGATGCTTCCAGCAATATGCCTACTATCTTATCCTTCTCCAGTGAAACCTGATACTCCTTTTCCACTAATCCTTCGTATTTCTGTCTCAGGTTCTCCAGTTCCTCCTGAAGATGGCccttctcctgtgattccgctAAAAGAGACGATGTTAGGCAATCAATCTCATTGTTTACAGACTGCTTAGTTTCAGCTATCTCATTTAGTGACCTTTCATGAGCTTCATGATTACTTCTTAAGGCCTCCACTTCTGTTTGAAGATCAGTTTTCTCTTGTATTTCAGCTAAAAGTGATGTGGTAAGATGCTCTATCTTCCTGTTTGCAGCCTCTATTGCTTTAGTTAGCTCCTGTTGCAACTTCGTAGCTTCTTCTTTAAACACAAAAGATGATTCTGCAAGGTAATGGACACGCACATCTAATTCACTTGAAGCCACTACTTCAGGAAAATCAAAGGATGATAATGCATCAGTCAGTTTATGATATTGTACAGATATAGCCTTGAGTGATCTGTTCTCATCTGCAAGCCATCTGATCGTTTCAACGATATCCGTTGGCTGAAGTTCCTTAGTTTCCAAACTCTCGGATAATATTTCTCCACATTTCTGAAGAATCATTTCCTTCTCTGCAAGAGACTCTTGCAGCGAAGCAGCAAATTTTTCACTAGATGCAACAACCATTTCCTTTGCCATTTCTGCAGCCTCTAAGGCGGTTGACTTCTCTTGGAGTTCGATTGTGCATCTATCAAACTCACTAGTTTTCTCTTGCAACAACTGCCTTAGTGAATCTCTCTGTTGTACCAATGCCTTTCCTTTTGTCACGGCCATGCTAAGCTTCTCTTTTGAGTTTGCATACCTGTTCTTTTCTTGTTCAACTTCTGCACTAAGTCTTTGAATTTCTGCATGCACATTTTCAAGAGCTGAGTTTTGTTTCTCTAACTGTTCCCCCAAATTcctattttcattttctaaattgCTAAGTTTTTGGTGCATATCCTCATCATTTCTTCTGAGTTCGAGAATCTTATCATGGGCCAAGGAAAAAGTTCCAATTTCATCAATGTTGGTCAAATCTAATCCTACCTCATTTAAACATACCTTAAGCTGGTCACTTCCAGAAACAAGAATGCTATACTTTTCAACCACAAATGCGACAGATTTCTCGATACTATATACCTTTTCTATGAGCGACCTGTCCCTCAGTTGATCGTGATGATCCACCATGGGAAGGGATGATAGAATCCTGTTTGCAGTTTCCTCAATATGCCGATCAGTCTCAAGCTGCACACTCAGTTTCTCCTCGGTCTGCTGACGCTCATTGGTAGTGATTTCAAGCAACCTAGAGCAATCACTTATAATATCATGCAAAGAGGCACCAGATCCCACAGTTGTTGCATCCCGAGTCACGAATTCATTCTGATGATGATTAATGAATCCATGAGCACTGTCATCTGCTGCAAGGCGTTGCTCATGTGAAACCTTCAACTGGTGAAGGAGTTGGGAAAGTTCTTGCATAAGCACTGCTCTTTCTCCCTGCAGAAGGAAGACAAGAAAGAAAATGGGAGGCATTCAGGAAAATTTACTCACCGACaagttaaataattaaaaaagaaaagaaaaaagagccATCAAAAGGCCAACCTCGTAGTCTTGTGCCAATTTCTCTTTCTCAGAAACACTCTTCTCAAGTTTATCCCGCAACTGTTCTATCTCATCTATCATTTCAGGGACTTTGATTCCACTATCTGATTCATCAGCTTGATCATCTTGTAAATTAACCTTCTCCTCAGAATTTTGTTGGGATTCGGAAACTTCTATTTCATCCGGACAATCAACAAATGTATCCTCCTTTACCACATCCTCTGCCACCATTGTGTCTCTTGGTAAACTTTGAAAAGAATCCAATGCAGATCCCTCGCTTCGGGTGACAGGATCTATCTGCATGCCCAAAACCCAACATAAGCCACTGCGGTCTGTCattgttatttttaaatacacacacacacgcacatgTCTATCTCTCCATGTTTGTAAATCTAGCGTCTATCATGTCTACAATAAAGCAggagaaatttttttataagtgCAATATGAGGAACGCTGATTACATCCTGAAACATGATAAACATCGTGTTTGAGAAACAGGAACCAATGTACATAGATTTATTCTCAAGTTTCTGTACTAAGGAAGGACATATATAATCTTATTACAGGATAAACAGCTAGGTTCCAGTGGTCGATTTCCCTCTAGACGAAGAACATCAATCTTTATTCTGACATCGGTAAGTAAAATGCAACAAATATATCAAGCTAGAGATTGGGAAACAAGCACTAAAAAATCTCATACAATATGTAAGCAGATATGACCAGACACTATAAGGCTACAAACAATTTAACGATCCTTCATCCAAAATTGTCTCATTTCTaacaaacaaacacacacacacacgagCAAATCAACATAAAATGGATACAAGTTGTACACCTATCCTATCCCAGATCAAGTAAAATGATACTATCAATTAACAACTTTGGCATTGTATTCCTAGTTCATCCATTGAAAGAAAAAGTTCCAAAACTACTCGTGCCTCGTGGCATAGAAGCACCCGTGCAAATTGTGCAATGAAGTGGTTCTCCAGTAGAGATGATCCCTAATCGTCAAGGGAGCTAGAATACAGCATTGGGGGAGACACAAGACAACAGACATTTTCTATTTCCATGCTACAAACTGAAAACCTTACACTACTAAACCTCCAGCATTTGACATTCCATGAGTTCAGATACATAGCATAGTATTGGATATGTAAGACTTCAATCCAAATTTCCCCTCACCCTAAATCTATGCTCCACATTCAAATTCTTGAAAtctgaatcattggattaaaattTTTTACCTGATCAACTGAATCAGCAGCTGTCTCAGCTTCTGCTACATCGACAGAAGCAAATCCCTCGCCCTCCCCAGCTGATGGAGAGCCTTTTCTCTCGTCATTATCTTCCATTTCCATCAAACAAGACTCCCGCTGCCTACTTTACCCAAGGCCAAGATCTGAAATCAACacaaagattcaatttttcttCCACCCAGGATTCATTCTTGAACTATATCATACAATCACGCACCCTGTCGCATCCACGTCCACGATAAAACAAAGGGATTAAATGGGAAATTTGAGAACAAGAAAACGAGAACGACAGAGCAGGATTTTACCTCGAAAGGCGAGGTGTGGTAATTGGGTTTTTCTTGAATAAaactaaagaaaagaaaaggagggaTCTTGGGTTGCAGTTGGAACGGTGCGAGATAGAGCTGTGGAGAATTGTGCATTTGTTTGTTACTGCGCGAAGAGATTCATGAATTATGGTTGATTGGTATCGAAACGACGTCGTGAAGCTCGGCCTGGCCAAAGCGTTTTGCACGAGCTATTTTACCTGTATTGTGCATTgcacttaattattttatttcgaGTTATTtttagagtgatgctaaatggccataatgtggccggccataaaaagttaatttagtccatttacatgtataaaaaaattaaaattatcgatataaacttatatgtgtgtgaatggacttgtgagttgatacttatctttgaattccattacgtaaaacacattaatatcacgaattagtGTATACGTTgagaaacaatcaagaaatgatagtagtaataagttgagcaaaaactacgaaagagtaacactaacatgttgagcaataaataatgaagatgatataaaagtaaaatcaagttgtattaaaccaaaaattcaaaaaaaaaatcaattttttatgttattttattaatttatggtCGGCCATAACGTGGCCGCATagctttattcttatttttatgcCTACAAATTAGTGAGGTGGACAGTTAGGATGACGTGTAAATCTGTTATTGGGCTAGGGAATAAAAAAGTTAGGTGATGACGTATAGTAGCCAATAAGAAGGTTATTATTGCTCATATTTTAATCGATCCCgccatttaaaaaataaattctgtCTTTTAAAAGTAGAAACTCCATATAGTTTTTAATTATACAAAAGTATTAAACTACAAAATAGATAAaacgaaaaaataatttgacagatatcgaaaaatattaaaaatgattagtactgttaatagaaaatgaaactcATCTtatcaaaaagaaaattactaCTTCCTCTATGTCATTCAATATatccactttttatatttaaaaataaatctctctttctttattaaaattttatttaacaattcactaaaatcttgtgtcactcaagaatgtgaaCATCATGAATGAAACAGATGAAGTATTTGAAACATTAATCcttatgaaaaaaaatcaccTTGTATTACAGCAAAAAATTACTTTCCTCTACTAAAAACGACATCGTTTTAATGATCATCGTTTTTTGATACACTAACATGTCCGACGAAATGTGAGCTTTAACTTGGAgaaattttcattttagaaaaacaaACAAGTGTATTCGTTTATGTTTAAATTTAGTgtgaactacgcaaatggtccCTGAACTATGCCTTTTGCACACCAATGGtccctgaactttaaaaatatcgtgggtagtccctgaactaaggtataatcacatttatggtactttttcactattcatcacaattttataCCCAAAATGCCCCCAAGGCATGAAGGGCATTTTGGGACTTTCATATATAggtattgaatttgatattttctttacctagtactaaatatgatattttcttatagtttgagtacctaaaatgatattattcacttcaagtacctaaaatgatattattcacttcactttttcaacatttcttctttttctctttctctaaaaataaaataaaaaatagtactatgaaattattaaatatattaattataaaaattaaaattataaatttaattataaaataattttcgcaaaatttaattttaatattaaattttgcgaaaattattttataattaaatttataattttgatttttataattaatatatttaataatttcatagtactattttttatttttatttttagagaaagagagaaagaagaaatgttgaaaaagtgaagtgaataatatcattttaggtacttgaagtgaataatatcattttaggtactcaaactataagaaaatatcatatttagtactagataaagaaaatatcaaattcaatacctagatatgaaagttccaaaatgcccttcatgccttgggggcattttgggtgtaaaattgtgatgaatagtgaaaaagtaccataaatgtgattacactttagttcagggactacctacgatatttttaaagttcagggaCCATTGGTGTGCAAAAGGCATAGTTCAGggaccatttgcgtagttcactcttaaaTTTAAAACAGAgtcataaaatttgaatttgctCGCAATTatttcactacaaaaaaaatgataGCCCATGTATAATACTaatgttgatattttaaaacCAAACGATGTTACTTTTATATAAATAGATGAGATTGTTTAACTGGCGCGACAATAACCTCCACTGTGAATTCTATACTAAAGTTAATTGGTTGAAAAAcagtaaaaaaatttaaagtttgtatatttagattaaaaaaatattggaaaaaataaaaataaaataaaattcaagtaTTCAGTATTTAGAGtcaaatgttttatttaaatatcagcaaaaaaagtgaagtgaataatatcattttaggtacttgaagtgaataatatcattttaggtactcaaactataagaaaatatcatatttagtactagataaagaaaatatcaaattcaatacctagatatgaaagttccaaaatgcccttcatgccttgggggcattttgggtgtaaaattgtgatgaatagtgaaaaagtaccataaatgtgattacactttagttcagggactacctacgatatttttaaagttcagagACCATTGGTGTGCAAAAGGCATAGTTCAGggaccatttgcgtagttcactcttaaaTTTAAAACAGAgtcataaaatttgaatttgctTGCAATTatttcactacaaaaaaatgatAGCCCATGTATAATACTaatgttgatattttaaaacCAAATGATGTTACTTTTATATAAATAGATGAGATTGTTTAACTGGCGCAACAATAACCTCCACTGTGAATTCTCTACTAAAGTTACTTTTGGTTGAAAAACtgtaaaaaattaaagtttgtatatttagattaaaaaaatattggaaaaaataaaaataaaataaaattcaagtaTTCAGTATTTAGAGtcaaatgttttatttaaatatcagcaaaaaaatcataaattttgaatttattcgCAATTATCACATATAGAAAAACTCAATTGCCTTCGTGTTATATATTGCTGATATGTTTCAATCAAACGACATCATCTTTTAAAGAATAAACGACATCATTTAATTCACTGACAGTATCGCCCATGTATAATTTCCCAACTGCAATATCAAatcaattttcataatttttctagTCCGAAAAATAATAGAAATGTCAAAGAGAAATGGATATAGTAGTGTAGAataagagaagagaagagatgAGATACTTAAATATTGATGTTTTCGAAATATGAAGCATGGCCTGGTTAatcacatacacatacacatacaacCGGACTCTATTTACATTTGAGGTCGGCTTCTTCTATCTCTTT
This sequence is a window from Salvia splendens isolate huo1 chromosome 5, SspV2, whole genome shotgun sequence. Protein-coding genes within it:
- the LOC121801838 gene encoding sporulation-specific protein 15-like isoform X1, encoding MEMEDNDERKGSPSAGEGEGFASVDVAEAETAADSVDQIDPVTRSEGSALDSFQSLPRDTMVAEDVVKEDTFVDCPDEIEVSESQQNSEEKVNLQDDQADESDSGIKVPEMIDEIEQLRDKLEKSVSEKEKLAQDYEGERAVLMQELSQLLHQLKVSHEQRLAADDSAHGFINHHQNEFVTRDATTVGSGASLHDIISDCSRLLEITTNERQQTEEKLSVQLETDRHIEETANRILSSLPMVDHHDQLRDRSLIEKVYSIEKSVAFVVEKYSILVSGSDQLKVCLNEVGLDLTNIDEIGTFSLAHDKILELRRNDEDMHQKLSNLENENRNLGEQLEKQNSALENVHAEIQRLSAEVEQEKNRYANSKEKLSMAVTKGKALVQQRDSLRQLLQEKTSEFDRCTIELQEKSTALEAAEMAKEMVVASSEKFAASLQESLAEKEMILQKCGEILSESLETKELQPTDIVETIRWLADENRSLKAISVQYHKLTDALSSFDFPEVVASSELDVRVHYLAESSFVFKEEATKLQQELTKAIEAANRKIEHLTTSLLAEIQEKTDLQTEVEALRSNHEAHERSLNEIAETKQSVNNEIDCLTSSLLAESQEKGHLQEELENLRQKYEGLVEKEYQVSLEKDKIVGILLEASGLANDDHGEARPENTDTSTIIDYCVAKIRENASAAEPSLAKAELFESFTSLLYVRDLEMTLYKQIIEEGTADRGQVCQLSEELKMKTLELNSLKDEKAAMQKSLDQLEDRCALVKEKLSMAVKKGKGLVQERENLKGSINEKNAEIDNLKSELQQYVAKCAEFQDQISKLLVDVERISVLERDLASTTEQKDQLGQFLTESNNMLQRVTQSIEGISTPTDLFFNEPAEKLRWLAGYLSDSEISKTQIEQELRSVNDEASSLASQLSEAQAVIKSLEDALSVVEKSRSDLLDEKKELEVSKALLENELQKEIEKASSYTSKCDELLVSSKALEDALSITEDNVSRLTNERDVAVESKSLAEEQLNKLKEMLSVNIKKLDDADKIIQSLEDELSQAQKNASLLVEENSKVQTGQADLDGEIKRIREEADLLATKLAESSVTIQSLEGELLNSQNNMADLVQEKENAEKEMNSLTSKLESCMEELSGNQSSIQSRSLELSGQLDRLQLLLKDETLSTLLGQCFQRKFESLKSLDFLIKEIWNCSLEMDSDMPQNSPIVKDDSFLSTTFPSNTDIAPNLEMLNDEGNAVDGESMFDIENMVKRYHVRSKILADSFNKLSTLFDESMDALLRWLNLRKDEIVNAMKFTSSLKDQVKDIETDKKRQEDTIVSLERDIRSLVSACTDATHGLELNNKEAVSKLISIDELVNLDGRIPTDSEADIDDEEITLATDHVKMARKLILAARRNQDLGMVFQDAISKLMDMTGNMQNKLKEAQKTSDEILEERDLYRDKILKLETDLKEQQSLHHEMTIKLEDMQSKLRETQVTCDEALEERDLYKEKILKSETDMKAQQDEINEMAIKLEDQRKREAELSSSLSKFRDREAELSSSLSKFHELEETLSASQVKSVLDKIKLVNVPDGAFAFGDSDKSASVRKLFYVIDSFSDYMEKVSSLSHLNGELHSTIDKQILDIEQLKRQVEEYASNEKNSDKLNKLLELESGLQLIAKKLGAGDVMDDSKVNGELWLLPLLEKLVAAVMHGSETLKLKNEDLSAKLLGAQKAVDDLSNKVKLLEETSKSRAILPEIDQERGKSVASLSTETEIAEMQDVAGLGNSNSIPHVSSAAHVRPLRKSSGDHLAINIESESERLINDKGREEDKGHAFKPLVTSGMIPRHGRTVADRIDGFWVNGSRALMSHPRGRLGAIAYWLVLHIWLFGTLL
- the LOC121801838 gene encoding myosin heavy chain, skeletal muscle-like isoform X2, with product MAVTKGKALVQQRDSLRQLLQEKTSEFDRCTIELQEKSTALEAAEMAKEMVVASSEKFAASLQESLAEKEMILQKCGEILSESLETKELQPTDIVETIRWLADENRSLKAISVQYHKLTDALSSFDFPEVVASSELDVRVHYLAESSFVFKEEATKLQQELTKAIEAANRKIEHLTTSLLAEIQEKTDLQTEVEALRSNHEAHERSLNEIAETKQSVNNEIDCLTSSLLAESQEKGHLQEELENLRQKYEGLVEKEYQVSLEKDKIVGILLEASGLANDDHGEARPENTDTSTIIDYCVAKIRENASAAEPSLAKAELFESFTSLLYVRDLEMTLYKQIIEEGTADRGQVCQLSEELKMKTLELNSLKDEKAAMQKSLDQLEDRCALVKEKLSMAVKKGKGLVQERENLKGSINEKNAEIDNLKSELQQYVAKCAEFQDQISKLLVDVERISVLERDLASTTEQKDQLGQFLTESNNMLQRVTQSIEGISTPTDLFFNEPAEKLRWLAGYLSDSEISKTQIEQELRSVNDEASSLASQLSEAQAVIKSLEDALSVVEKSRSDLLDEKKELEVSKALLENELQKEIEKASSYTSKCDELLVSSKALEDALSITEDNVSRLTNERDVAVESKSLAEEQLNKLKEMLSVNIKKLDDADKIIQSLEDELSQAQKNASLLVEENSKVQTGQADLDGEIKRIREEADLLATKLAESSVTIQSLEGELLNSQNNMADLVQEKENAEKEMNSLTSKLESCMEELSGNQSSIQSRSLELSGQLDRLQLLLKDETLSTLLGQCFQRKFESLKSLDFLIKEIWNCSLEMDSDMPQNSPIVKDDSFLSTTFPSNTDIAPNLEMLNDEGNAVDGESMFDIENMVKRYHVRSKILADSFNKLSTLFDESMDALLRWLNLRKDEIVNAMKFTSSLKDQVKDIETDKKRQEDTIVSLERDIRSLVSACTDATHGLELNNKEAVSKLISIDELVNLDGRIPTDSEADIDDEEITLATDHVKMARKLILAARRNQDLGMVFQDAISKLMDMTGNMQNKLKEAQKTSDEILEERDLYRDKILKLETDLKEQQSLHHEMTIKLEDMQSKLRETQVTCDEALEERDLYKEKILKSETDMKAQQDEINEMAIKLEDQRKREAELSSSLSKFRDREAELSSSLSKFHELEETLSASQVKSVLDKIKLVNVPDGAFAFGDSDKSASVRKLFYVIDSFSDYMEKVSSLSHLNGELHSTIDKQILDIEQLKRQVEEYASNEKNSDKLNKLLELESGLQLIAKKLGAGDVMDDSKVNGELWLLPLLEKLVAAVMHGSETLKLKNEDLSAKLLGAQKAVDDLSNKVKLLEETSKSRAILPEIDQERGKSVASLSTETEIAEMQDVAGLGNSNSIPHVSSAAHVRPLRKSSGDHLAINIESESERLINDKGREEDKGHAFKPLVTSGMIPRHGRTVADRIDGFWVNGSRALMSHPRGRLGAIAYWLVLHIWLFGTLL